One Phaseolus vulgaris cultivar G19833 chromosome 2, P. vulgaris v2.0, whole genome shotgun sequence DNA window includes the following coding sequences:
- the LOC137812715 gene encoding uncharacterized protein, with amino-acid sequence MEKKSREEKLNPNQVSKGNVWDCGSSLYDSFELNSLKRQLNTAIANSPKNRRTLSMSHLPERCLSLQLHPQPPIMSNNKPFKISRTFHRLLRFVFKSSNKLRTSSSCSRATTPNNTTFQVAERYSNKDRFYVVYDKSEPVLSTIPELPEFEVGVLSPEIASFVRKTASERFMATTAIGISCA; translated from the coding sequence ATGGAGAAGAAATCGAGAGAAGAAAAGCTTAACCCTAACCAAGTTTCGAAGGGAAACGTTTGGGATTGTGGCAGCAGCCTCTACGATTCCTTCGAGCTCAACTCCTTGAAACGGCAACTGAACACGGCAATAGCGAATTCCCCGAAAAACAGAAGAACCCTTTCGATGTCTCATTTACCCGAACGTTGTCTCTCGCTTCAACTTCATCCTCAACCTCCCATCATGTCCAACAACAAGCCTTTCAAGATCTCTCGAACCTTCCACAGACTCCTTCGGTTTGTTTTCAAGTCCAGCAACAAATTAAGGACTTCTAGTTCTTGTTCCAGGGCCACCACCCCTAACAATACTACTTTCCAAGTGGCGGAAAGATATTCCAATAAAGACCGTTTCTACGTTGTTTACGACAAATCCGAACCCGTTCTCTCCACGATTCCCGAACTGCCGGAATTTGAGGTGGGTGTGCTTTCGCCGGAGATCGCTTCGTTTGTGAGAAAGACAGCTTCGGAGAGGTTCATGGCCACCACCGCCATCGGTATTTCGTGTGCTTAA